GCATCCGCAGCACGGGCGAGGCCCATACCGAGCCGTTCCAGGTCTACCGGGCGCTGCGGATGCTCAACCCCTCGGCGTACATGTACTTCCTGGACATCGAGGGCGTCCGCGTCGTCGGGGCGTCTCCCGAGGCGCTCTTCCGCTGCCACGGCGGGCAGGCGATGCTGCGGCCGATCGCGGGCACGCGCAAGCGTGGGCAGAGCGAGGAGGAAGACCGGGCGCTCGAGGCCGAGCTGAACGCCGACCCGAAGGAGGCGGCCGAGCACGTGATGCTGGTCGACCTGGCGCGCAACGACCTCGGGCGCGTCGCGAAGCCGGGGACGATCCGCGTCGATCCCTTCCGCACCATCGAGCGATACTCGCACGTCATGCACCTGGTCAGCGGCGTGCGCGGCGAGCTCGAAGACTCGGCCGACGCGATGGACCTGATGGCGGCCTCGTTCCCCGCCGGCACGCTGGTAGGTACCCCCAAGGTTCGGGCGATGCAGCTCATCGACGGGTACGAGCCTGTCGGGCGGGGCTTCTACGCCGGCGCGGTTGGGTACTTTGCCAAGCCCATCAATGGCGCCTTGGCCGGTGCGGACAAGGCCATCTGCATCCGCACGCTCGTGTTCGAGGACGGGGCGTACGCCTATCAGGCGGGGGCGGGCATCGTGGCCGACTCGCAGCCGCAGGCCGAATATCAAGAAGTTCGCTCGAAGGTCGCGGTCCTCGAGAAGGCACTCGAGCTCGCCCGGGGAGGGTGGTGAGATGGCCCGCGTGCTGATGATCGACAACTACGACTCGTTCACGTTCAACCTCGTGCAGTACATGCGCGAGCTCGGGGCCGAGGTGCTTACCCATCGCAACGACGCGATCTCGGTCGACGTGGCGCGGGCGCTATCGCCGACGCACCTAATGGTGTCGCCGGGGCCGGGGCGACCGGACGACGCCGGCGTGACCATGTCGATGATCGAGTCCTTCGCCGACGAGCTGCCGATCCTGGGCGTGTGCCTGGGCTTTCAGGCCATCGCCGCGGTCTGGGGCTCGCCCATCCGCCACGCCGCGTGCCTGATGCATGGGAAGCCTTCGGACATCGAGCACGACGAGAAGGGCGTGTACGCGGGCGTGCCGCAGCGGACGCCGGTGGGCCGC
This Phycisphaerales bacterium DNA region includes the following protein-coding sequences:
- a CDS encoding anthranilate synthase component I family protein, encoding MQAPFDIPADLDTPVSVFRKLSPFSPCFLLESAESGTQLARYSFIGLDAAFTARLPADGSPVQIRKGGTVEEMAAPTDSAGFLALLRELRDRAPALSPIPGSVPFAGGIVGVSGYDAVRFFEPLPAPAGREATSPVALYCAPRSVLVFDHLTRRMALLHAGEDWERESLRREMVHAMRGAHPAESVRSGHAPPSHSVSEPDFLDQVAAAKKDIYDGEVFQLVLSIRSTGEAHTEPFQVYRALRMLNPSAYMYFLDIEGVRVVGASPEALFRCHGGQAMLRPIAGTRKRGQSEEEDRALEAELNADPKEAAEHVMLVDLARNDLGRVAKPGTIRVDPFRTIERYSHVMHLVSGVRGELEDSADAMDLMAASFPAGTLVGTPKVRAMQLIDGYEPVGRGFYAGAVGYFAKPINGALAGADKAICIRTLVFEDGAYAYQAGAGIVADSQPQAEYQEVRSKVAVLEKALELARGGW
- a CDS encoding aminodeoxychorismate/anthranilate synthase component II, coding for MARVLMIDNYDSFTFNLVQYMRELGAEVLTHRNDAISVDVARALSPTHLMVSPGPGRPDDAGVTMSMIESFADELPILGVCLGFQAIAAVWGSPIRHAACLMHGKPSDIEHDEKGVYAGVPQRTPVGRYHSLGVHEHEVHADFVATSRDVDGGELMGIRHRSLRIEGVQFHPESVLTPWGGTMVANFLGIHDRQIKPPYPARMYASTAETAR